ATTGATAATAAACTTACTATTAGTGGAGCAGCAAGTCAAGCTTTAGGTTATACAACTGATGGAACAGTTATAAATAGTGCAAATCATATATTAGAAGCAAAAAATTTGATTGCAAAAGTTGATGGAGTAACATATGATGTTGCTTCAAATAGTATTACAGTAGATGGTTTAAAAATTACTGCAAATAAAGAAGGTACTTCAACAATAAATGTTGTAGAAGATACGACTCAAGTTGAAACACAAATGCAAAACTTTATAACTAAGTATAACGAATTAGTAGCTTTAGTTGATAGTGAAGCATATAATGCAGATTCTAAAATTGCAGATAAATCAGCAATTAGAGATATAGTAAATCAGGTAAAAACAAAATTATTTGGTTCTTATGGAGAAAATGGTGATAAATCAGTTTTTAATTTTGGTATAGAGTTAGCTAAAGATGGAGGATTGTCATTAGATAGTAAGAAGTTTAATGAGGCAGTTCAAAATGATATAACAGGATTAAAAGATTTATTTTTAGGTAGTGCTGAAAATAAAGGTTTAGGTACTTTACTTAAAGAAACACTCGATGAAATGAAGTTTTCAGGTGGACTTTTAAATACTTATGAAACTTCTATGACAAGTAGAGAAAAAACATTAAATGATGAAAAAGATAAAGCAGAAGAAGCATTAAATAAAAAATATGAACTTTTAGCATTACAATTTAGTTCTTACGGGGCAATAATTAATCAAATGGAAGCATCATTTTCTGGTTTAAAAATGTTAATACAACAATCGACTTCTGGCAATTAGTATTAAAATAAGAAGTTGAAAATAGTTA
The genomic region above belongs to Arcobacter ellisii and contains:
- the fliD gene encoding flagellar filament capping protein FliD, producing MAEGILGLGSGQASALNSDLIEKLKTAERKSTVEPYETKIENITTEKEVFANIQTKVSELLETIKPFDLFVSGGVTAFEQKSATTSGDSVTFDAADVKSLNKGFTSVEVTQLAQKDVYQSNTFNAATKDTAINQGDLVINGQTFDTTNKTYEQLATEITAKTGMNAAVDQVGSDSYRLVIKSEDTGIDNKLTISGAASQALGYTTDGTVINSANHILEAKNLIAKVDGVTYDVASNSITVDGLKITANKEGTSTINVVEDTTQVETQMQNFITKYNELVALVDSEAYNADSKIADKSAIRDIVNQVKTKLFGSYGENGDKSVFNFGIELAKDGGLSLDSKKFNEAVQNDITGLKDLFLGSAENKGLGTLLKETLDEMKFSGGLLNTYETSMTSREKTLNDEKDKAEEALNKKYELLALQFSSYGAIINQMEASFSGLKMLIQQSTSGN